The following is a genomic window from uncultured Draconibacterium sp..
GGTAAAGAAGGTAAATTTACCGTCACTTATAATAATTCTTTTGGCTGGCAAAAACCAACCGAATTGCCAGAATTCCTTTCGTCGTGGGAGTATGCAACATTCTACAATGAAGCCATGCGGAACATGGGAAATGCAGAAGCATACAGTGCTGAAGAAATTCAAAAATATAAAAACGGTTCAGATCCTGACAATTATCCAAATGTGAACCATTTAAAGTGGTTGCTAAATTCAGGATCGGGTTTTCAACACAGGCACAATTTAAGTATTAAAGGTGGAAATGAGCGGGTATCACAAAACTTCTCAGTAGGTTACATGAAACAAAACGGGATGACAGATGAAACATCCAATGAGCGATATAATGTACTATGGAATGCACAAAGCAATCTTTTAGAGAATTTGACATTAAATACTCATTTAAATGCCTATTCGAATGTATATAAATCGCCAAACGGTGAGCCGCAAAGCATTGAAGGGATGATTGGCTTTGCAGTAAGGGAAGGACCGACTTATGCCGGCGAAAAATCGGATGGTTCATTTGGATATCAGGATAATTATAGTCCCGAGGCTTGGTTGGCAAGCGAATCATTCAAAAAATATAACAATGTAAAAATTACCGGAACAATACAGTTGGAATGGGATACTCCCGTTGAAGGTTTATCTCTTAGTGGGAAATCGGGTATTACTTATAATTCTGATTACAACAAATCTTACAGAGCAGAAACCTATTTTGATGATTCAAAAACCGTTGGGCCAGCTACTTTAGGTGTGTCATCCTATAATGGAACCTACAAAAATTTTGAAGGTTTAGCTACTTATAACAAATCGTTGGGAGATCATTCATTAAGAATATTAGGAGGTGCATCGTACGAAGATTTCAAAGACAATTATTTAACAGGAGCCAGAAATACATTTCCGAATAATAATTTGTATGAACTTGCTTCTGGTTCCGGATCGAGCATGACAAATGATGGCTCTTCAAGCGAATGGGCTCTCATGTCATTTTTTGGTCGTATGAATTATTCATTTGCTGACCGGTATTTGTTAGAAGTTAACGCTCGTTACGATGGCTCTTCTCGCTTTTCATCCGATACAAGATGGGGATTCTTCCCTTCTTTTTCTACCGGTTGGCGCCTGTCGGAAGAAAGCTTCTGGAAAGACTCTAAAATTGGAGAAATTGTTGAGCTTATGAAAGTACGTGGATCGTACGGAGTTCTTGGAAATCAGAATATAGGAACATACCCTTACCAACAAACCTATTCATTGGGACAAAATGCTGTATTGGGTAACCCCGGAACCCTAAATTCAGGGGCTCGGGTTACAACATTTAATAATCCTGAAGTGTCATGGGAAACAACCCGCATTTTGGATATCGGTATGGATTTTAGCCTTTGGAAAGGAAGAATTAATGGTACGGTTGATTACTTCGATAAATATACAGATGATATTTTGTCTTCTGTTCAGGTTACCCGTATTATGGGACGTTCTGTTGGGCAGTCTAATATTGGAGCAGTTTCGAACAAGGGTGTTGAAATTCGGTTGGAGTACAATGCAAAAATTGGCAACGACCTGAAAATTTCTTTAGCACCAAATTTTACTTACATCAAAAATGCTGTTGAAGAGTTGGCCGATGGCGCCACGGAAGACATAAATAATAACCGTATTGTAGGAGAACCGCTAGGAATTATTTATGGATATAAAACGAATGGTTTGTTTGTTGATCAAACAGAAATTGATAATGCCCCGGATCAATTGGTTGGTAAGGATGGACTGAAACCAGGATATATTCGCTACGAAGATATTAGCGGGCCAGATGGAGTCCCAGATGGAGTTGTTAATTCAACTTACGATAGAACGGTACTTGGCAGCACAACGCCAAAATTTTATTATGGATTAAACTTTAGTGGCACCTACAAGGGATTTGATTTTTCGGCATTATTACAAGGTCTTGGCGGACATAAGCGTTTAATAGGTTCATACATGGCCTATGCTTTCTATAATGGAGGTCAAATTCAGCAGTGGCAAGTCGATAATCGTTGGACTGTAGACAACCCTGATAAATGGGCTGAGTACCCAAGATTGGAGACATTGAATATGAGCAATACAAACCTTCAAAAATCAGACTATTGGGTAAGAGATGCAAGTTTCCTTCGCGTTAAAAATATTCAGGTAGGATATACTTTTTCAAAAGGAGTAGTTAATCGTATTGGACTGCAGAATCTTAGAGTCTTCTTTAGCGGACAAAACCTGTATAATTTCACATCGTTCTACAAAGGTTGGGATCCGGAAAATGAAATTAGTACAGGTGATTCTCCTAATTACTATCCGGTTAATAGTGTTTATTCATTTGGTATAAATGCTAAGTTTTAATTCAGTGCTAATTTAAAAAGTATGTTAGTTATGAAAAAATATAATATAAGATCACTAATTGTTTATGCGTTGGTAGCCAGTTTTATGTTTGCTACTGTTAGTTGTGATGATATGCTCGATAGGCAACCTTTAACGTCAATATCAGATGCCAGCTTCTGGTCAGGTGAAGAAGACGCAATGTTGGCTCTTGTTGGGTGCTATAAGTTTCCTTCGGGTTGGAGTTCTGACGATTTTGCACATCCACAAGGATTAATGTATCTCGATTTGGCCGGAGGTAACGGTGTTGAAAAGGAAAATTTTACAACACAAGGAATGGCAAGTAGTAATACCATTGCTACCAGTGGGAATATTTTAGGATTTTGGTCTAATGCATATTCGCAAATTGCTCATTATAATACATTTCTGGATAAGATTGTGGATTGTGATATGGATGAGAATAAAAAACAGGTTTGGATTGCTGAAGTAAAATGTTTGAGAGCCTATTATTTGTTTTATCTGGCATTTCATTTTAAGGATATCCCAATGCCATTAACTACACTTGGAATTGAAGAGGCTAATACCATTGCTCAAACTTCACAATTGGATGTTTATAACCAATTGGAAAGTGATCTTAAATCAGCCATTACATCGTTACCATTGGAAAGAAATTCTTCGGAGTATGGACGTTACACAAAAGGAGCTGCGCGAGTGCTTTTGAGCAGGCTTTACCTTGCCCAAAATAAGTGGAGCGATGCGGCTTCTGTTTTGGAGTCGGTGATAAACTCAGGTGTATATGAGATTGATAAAAGTAATGGCATCGACAGCTATGAGAAATTATTTCAAATTGGAGGTGAATACAGTTCTGAAATGATTTTTGTTATTCAAAATTTGCAGGATAACTTTACAACTGCACGTTATATTTATCAAACCCCGGAATCGAATGGTGGGTGGCATCAGTTTGCTCCTTACAACGAATTGGTGAAGGCTTTCTTCTGTACAGATGGAAAAGATATTGAAAACTCTACTGTTTACGCTGAAGATGATCCTTACGCGAATCGCGATCCACGTCTTTATGCTTCTATATTTTTGCCACCATTGGGTACTTATGAAGGAACTGTTTTTAAGGGGGTTACTTATAATTGTTTTCAGGGGGCTAATAAAGCCGATTCATATAATAAATTTACTTTATTTAACGGATATTGTCCTAAAAAAGGCTTGGATCCTTCCATTACAGATTTGTACTCTTCTTATATTCATACGCCACTTATGCGTTATGCAGAAGTATTACTTAGCTATTTAGAAGCCGTAAATGAAGCAACGCCCGGCAGTGTAGATCAATCTTTATTAAACTTAACAATAAATGATATTAGAGATCGTGTTAGTTTGCCTCCACTTCAAGTTTCGGATTTGTCAAGTCAGGAAATGGTTCGGGAAGCAGTTCGAAAAGAAAGACGTGTTGAGCTTGTATTTGAAGGATTCCGTTATTTTGATGTATTGCGCTGGGGGACAGCCAAAGAGGAGTTAAATCATACTTTTACCGGAGTGAAATTGTCTGATGATC
Proteins encoded in this region:
- a CDS encoding TonB-dependent receptor — its product is MKKLIKAIGNNRSWNQNLLKMKLTFSFLLIGLITVSASTYSQNTKLDVSLENNNVIELFRQIEEKSEFYFFYQKEDLENLKDVSISKKNATINDILNDVLANTDMTYEVVDRYIIVRKDGKSFSESDADADQQSTLSGKVLDELGEPLPGVTVVVKGTTNGTVTDVNGMFKLQDLSPEDVLQFSFVGMQIQEILVGSQSSINVTMKVDAIGLEEVVAVGYGVQKKVNLTGSVAAVEATELANKPVPTTSQAIAGLVPGLSVVQNSGRPGAGASVKIRGTGTFSSAGNNPLVLIDGMAGGIDDVNPEDIENISFLKDAASASIYGNRAANGVILIQTKKGKEGKFTVTYNNSFGWQKPTELPEFLSSWEYATFYNEAMRNMGNAEAYSAEEIQKYKNGSDPDNYPNVNHLKWLLNSGSGFQHRHNLSIKGGNERVSQNFSVGYMKQNGMTDETSNERYNVLWNAQSNLLENLTLNTHLNAYSNVYKSPNGEPQSIEGMIGFAVREGPTYAGEKSDGSFGYQDNYSPEAWLASESFKKYNNVKITGTIQLEWDTPVEGLSLSGKSGITYNSDYNKSYRAETYFDDSKTVGPATLGVSSYNGTYKNFEGLATYNKSLGDHSLRILGGASYEDFKDNYLTGARNTFPNNNLYELASGSGSSMTNDGSSSEWALMSFFGRMNYSFADRYLLEVNARYDGSSRFSSDTRWGFFPSFSTGWRLSEESFWKDSKIGEIVELMKVRGSYGVLGNQNIGTYPYQQTYSLGQNAVLGNPGTLNSGARVTTFNNPEVSWETTRILDIGMDFSLWKGRINGTVDYFDKYTDDILSSVQVTRIMGRSVGQSNIGAVSNKGVEIRLEYNAKIGNDLKISLAPNFTYIKNAVEELADGATEDINNNRIVGEPLGIIYGYKTNGLFVDQTEIDNAPDQLVGKDGLKPGYIRYEDISGPDGVPDGVVNSTYDRTVLGSTTPKFYYGLNFSGTYKGFDFSALLQGLGGHKRLIGSYMAYAFYNGGQIQQWQVDNRWTVDNPDKWAEYPRLETLNMSNTNLQKSDYWVRDASFLRVKNIQVGYTFSKGVVNRIGLQNLRVFFSGQNLYNFTSFYKGWDPENEISTGDSPNYYPVNSVYSFGINAKF
- a CDS encoding RagB/SusD family nutrient uptake outer membrane protein, with amino-acid sequence MKKYNIRSLIVYALVASFMFATVSCDDMLDRQPLTSISDASFWSGEEDAMLALVGCYKFPSGWSSDDFAHPQGLMYLDLAGGNGVEKENFTTQGMASSNTIATSGNILGFWSNAYSQIAHYNTFLDKIVDCDMDENKKQVWIAEVKCLRAYYLFYLAFHFKDIPMPLTTLGIEEANTIAQTSQLDVYNQLESDLKSAITSLPLERNSSEYGRYTKGAARVLLSRLYLAQNKWSDAASVLESVINSGVYEIDKSNGIDSYEKLFQIGGEYSSEMIFVIQNLQDNFTTARYIYQTPESNGGWHQFAPYNELVKAFFCTDGKDIENSTVYAEDDPYANRDPRLYASIFLPPLGTYEGTVFKGVTYNCFQGANKADSYNKFTLFNGYCPKKGLDPSITDLYSSYIHTPLMRYAEVLLSYLEAVNEATPGSVDQSLLNLTINDIRDRVSLPPLQVSDLSSQEMVREAVRKERRVELVFEGFRYFDVLRWGTAKEELNHTFTGVKLSDDPNAPNFRGSGDSASPVDEDMYYQFETRTWSDHNRYFPIPQNDLNINDNLVQNTGYK